TGAAACAAGTCTAGGCTAGAcatgttattgttttatgcCTTTCAAATGATCAATGGAAAATCTCtttcaaaagtcaataaaaatttattaaaaacttaaataagaaaaagcaaaataaaattttgtctcTTTAAGATTAACATAAACCACTTTATCATTTGTTGGTGCTTTTAtccctttcattttttctcttccaCACAATCTTctccattttatttaaaatgtaaGAACCAATTTTTGTCCAGAtaaataagatttatttatttatttgataatttgaatGGTTACAACAGAAAAAGAGATTCTAACCCCAAAATATAATTGACATACTAGAAGATGTCAACTAATTGAACTATAAAACTTttaccatatttatttatttatttgagaattGGATAGTCAATGTTGATATTCTTCTAATTAGGAccaattattataatattatattggTTAGCAATTGGACCGTATGAAACATGTCTAGGCTAGACATGTTTCATGCCTTAACTTCATTTTAATTGCTGTATAGAAAATCTCTTTTAaaagtcaacaaaaaaaaattattaaaaaaggaaaaagaaaagaaaaaaaagaagcaaaataaaattttggctCTGTAAGGTTAACATAAACCACTTTATCATTCGTTGGTGCAttatatcccttttttttttctaccacaCAATCTTctccattttatttaaaatgtaaGAACCAATTTTTCTCCAAGCCCGTTAAAAGACTTTCCACCAATTTagcaattcaaaaaattattttaaacaagTTATATGAATCATTAAATAGGTTATATAACTAAAATTacacataattaattttatcaattgtcacataatgaattaaaataatttgtctCTATTTTAGAAGTAAATTTTCTCGGAAAGAgtccattttatttatttttgaattaacatgtcatctctatatattaagagaattcagaaagttagttatggctttaaaaaatgtcaaaaatacctttaatctaattagataatctttattcttaaaaaataaaaaataaggttaaaattgtaattcagcaaaattcaaaaaaaaaaaaaaaaaactataggataagcttttttttcttaaaaattagtACACTCTCTATTTAATATATCCCACGcgcatttaatatattttttcttaaaaactaGCATACATTAAATCtagcaatttatttattttcaaatcctaaattttaatttcttaaaaatttagttatgtgtaacctcactaacaataaataaattcaaattaaaaaattacattaaactcaaaataaaataaaataagcctCATCGCACATGCTCTAGtagtattataaaattttaagtgacattACATTACTtgtatttataaacttataatatttaattgaattATTGAATCGatcttcaaataaaaaagatcatTGCTATTGCTGCTATTATCACTATCGCCATCATCACGATTAATTTACAGTTGCCGCTACCGCTACCACATCACCTTCACGTCGTCAATCACGATTGCTGTCAGCCTGTCACTACCACGCTATCACAGCACTATTGGTGGTTGTCACTACCACTATAAATAAAGCATTAGCTTGTAATGATTTGTGGACCATTTCATCCTACTCCTACCAAATGGTagtaagaaaagaagaaaagcaatTAAGGATGCATCCAAACGTCATTTTCAGCTTGTCCACTAGTAATGGGTATTTGTATTTTGTAAATCCGGAAATGCTacgacttttttctttttctttttttcggtAGAAAGATATGCTATGATATTAAATAGGAAGAAGTTTAACAATGAATTTGATTGTTATCTAAGGTTATAActtcacttaatattttttattagatgttaattttaacaaatctatcattaaattatggttttaaaaacaaaaccaaaccagttGGTTGAACCGGTTCAATCAAAAACTATGCACCAATCTAGTTCGATAAAACCCCTAAAACTAGCTAGAATCAATCAAAAATCGAGAATTGGGAGCAAAAATAGTTTATTGACCATACTAGTTTACAAAACCATgcattaaattacattttttttcttatatacttcatgcttgtaaaatttctaaaatatcaaatgtttaaattttaagtttttgtagtctaaacttacgccaaaaaaaaaaaaaaaaaaacttatagatcgaatagtaaataacatatgattgacatgaaatttgatatatgtGTCAAGAACGTAAAGAGCATACAATCAAACGGTTAGAATTTCCAAGTATGTAGCCATGTTAATTGTTAAGTGGAAGTTATAACTTTAGGCTACAATCAAGTTTATAGCTAAATATTGTCCAAATTAGGAGAAAGTAGCAAGTGGCATAGCCACTACAGAGTTTTGTCTGCAACTTGCACACTATAGAAAGAGGTGCTGTTGATTTGTGGCCCAAATTCAACATAAAGattatttgaaattattgaGTATCTCTCTTCGATTACACCTCTTCTCATACAAAGGTAGACCTATATGAGAACTTTGCACAAAAGGCTCATGTTTATGTAAGATAAGAGGAGGATGTGATCCACCATATAAATTGAAGAATATTCTGAGAGAGGTTAAACTTGTTAcacaaaaactattttacataCACCCCTAAAAGCAACTAAAGTCGCAATTTCTAacgttataaaatagtttgtatgtAATAAACAGTTAAATATTACTCTTTTGAGATATTACACAATAGAAATTACAATTCCCCTAAAAATGATTAATCATGGAATAACAGAGAGATGCAAATTGGATAAGATTAGTCGAATTAATCCAAATAGGACTCccacgcaaaaaaaaaaaaaaaaaaggtatgaacTTATGCATTGAAGACTAGCATGCCAAATCAATTCGTAGGACGATGTTTGTTTTTATAACTTGAAAGCGTGACTTTAAATCACGTTTTCAGTTATAAATCATAATGTGTGTAAAACACGGAGTGCAAAAAACcatcttaaaatgaaaaattaatacaaTTAGAGATGGATTAGATCACAGAGTCATGCGGTTGGAAGACGTAGTAATTAACAAAACTACAATATTTCCTTTCTGACTTGAGTGCTTAAGCTTCTACTGGACCTGGACCAGCAAATGCAATTTTAAGCTCCTAGattataatttcttcttttatctttCATTGAAATCAGATTGCTTTATGGTGTCTATGCTCTTCTAAAGCTGATTTTTCTGCTTTAGGTAAACAATGCCGGAACAGTGACACTCAAAGAAGCTACAGGATATACTGAAGAAGATTACTCGACTATAATGAATACCAATGTTGAGGCTCCCTACAATCTTTCTCAACTTGCACACCCCCTTTTGAAGGAATCAGGAGCAGGAAATATTGTGTTCATATCCTCTGTCGCTGGAGTGATAGCTCTACCTAAACTTTCTAGCTATGCAGCATCCAAAGGCACGTTATTTGtcactaaaataaaatgttCTTGCTGTCAATAACTATTCTAGATTTTCTAACCTTGTTGATTTTCAGGAGCAATCAACCAAATAACAAAGAACTTGGCATGTGAATGGGCAAAGGACAATATTCGAGTAAACAGTGTCGCACCATGGGGTGTCAAAACCAACATTTTGCCAGCCGTAAGATCTTCCATCCCTGCGTCTCAATGTGAATTTCATAGCTGTGTTCCAtgttttgctcaaaaaaaaaaaaaaatgttgtgtttcATGTTATTATCTTTCGGATGACTACTTAAAATggaaattgttagaattttgtagttaaataattaaatttaccgTATTCcaatagtttaaatttttgggagaattattaatttaacatggtatagAAGGTTCTAAATTCGATTTCTATCTCCTCTACTTTACCTCCTATTTAAAATCTCACGTGCTGGTCTCGATAATTTAACATAAATATTTGTGGTTCCTCCTAGTTCTAGAGtttgtcatttttcaaaatatttacaaagtaTTACGAATTATTAATAACATTTCAAACACCATTTTGCCTCAGGATGTTGCTCATGCCGAGGATTTTATCAAGTTAATCGCACGAACTCCTCTGGGTCGTATTGCAGAGCCTAATGAGATTTCATCAGTGGTGGCGTTTCTTTGCCTTCCCGCCGCTTCATATATCACCGGGCAAGTAATTTGTGTCGACGGGGGATACACAGTGACTGGTTTCTAGCCAATTCATACATGATTTTTCATAATCTTCTATTGTGCCAATCCATCGAGTTTGTTTTCAGctttacatataaaaataacttCTCATAAAAGTATAATAAGAAATCAAGGGAAAAATCTTCCTCTAATTAATGTGATGTTTTATGTTGTGGGGATCAAACTTTTAACATCTTTGTGGTGAATGACGTACACCGTttagttcctttatttttgggaATGATCTCTGTCGGTAGTGCGTTCATGTTCTAATGTATATTCCATGTTAAGCAGCAGCAGGGGCAAATATGGTgcatgcccaaaaaaaaaaaactaagaaaataagCACTTATGTGCAGATATTAGAGAATTGAGGTAGCAAAAAAATTGGTGagataaattcaaaaatattctttttgggtaaattattttttaaactttatattttaGGGGTTGTTTCCATATCTTTTCAAAAGCTATAAGTTAAACCTGGTAGTTTAAGACAGTTACAAATTAAATcttataatttcattaatttcaaacaaattttttacttttaaaatcaTTACAATTTATGCCTTGTATTTTTCAAGTTTGATTGAGGGGTTTAAATGATACAATTATTAAAGTTTGGGgttcaatttaaaactcaaaacactATAGGCTTTAATTTGTAACAACGCCTACAATATAGGGCTTAAAATGTCATTctccatttattttaaagacATTAATAAAAATCTTCTATCTCGCACTTAGTGATCCACTTTATACTTTACTAACTCCCAAAtgtctaacttttttttttttttttctattttaaactttaattattttataaggggaaaaaatatgTAGCAAACTATGAGTGATAGAGCATAAAAGGGACACTCAAAATAGAACAAAGGATTTTCATTGTAAAGACATTAGGCTAATGACATTAGGCCAGTAAAGGGATTGGGGCCTAACCTAAATGGAACACTCACTACGCTAGTGAGCCCAACCCATCAATATAAGTTAACAATTACAGGTTTGTGTTTGACATTAATATTGGGTAGTCAGACAACAAACTTGAACATAAATATGATCAATTACCTACAATTACTCCTTGTTTTAATtatcataccaaaaaaaaaaaaaactcctagttttaattattagtatttCTCTACAATAACTCCTTGTTTTAATTATcaatagctctctctctctctctctctctctctctctctcaaagccAAGCCTTAGAGtcagtttggatagaacttattttgctgaaattgaaaactgaaaactgaaaacactgtagcaaaataatttttaaatgtgtgaatagtactgtgggacccatttttaatgaaaaagttgataaaaagtggagtttgtgggacccgtgaacagtgcacaagtgcactgttcacagaagaCTGGGTCAACTGTTGCcgctgaaaagaaaaaaaaaaaaaaaaaaaggagtgaaaacgcagacgcagcaCTTAAGTGCTATCCAAACTAGCACTTAGTGTCATGCGTGTTTGATAAATGAGTCaagctaataaaaaaatgtttatgaaCAAACCCAATATAAACAAAGTTAAGTGAAGACTCGTTTAAGGCTCAATAAAAGGTATGATATGAGCTTGAATAATAAGTTCAAAATGATTTTCAAAGTGGGGGTTGATCCCCTTTTATAGAGGGAACTTGAGATTTGAGGAATGTCTAGGCTCATTTTCAGTTCACGTATGAAGTGACTTCTAGTAAATCTCCTCTCTATTGTCGGTAACGCCTGAAATTGAATTCCTCGTGATACTTGCAAAATTAGTGAAAGGTGTTCAATGTCTTGTAGGTGAAGAATTGTATTTGATATAAGGACAAAATCACATTGCTTACAAGACAATTGTTAAGTTATTGGCCAATCAAGAAGAGTTTAGAGGGAAAACAGTTACTTCGAGGGTAACTAACCTCATGAGTTGAAAGAATTGggaaaagggagagagaaagagttgaagagagagaaagcaatTGGATTAACTTTTCTGCTTAATTCTTATTAAAATGCTCATCGAGTCTTATATACAAGAATGACTCtattttccctccaaaattgCCAAGCTAACTAACTTCCTAACTAACATGCCAGCACAACAACTAACAAACCTAACATACAATGCAATACACCAAGTGCAATACACCAATTATCCATACATTTGTCCATATACCAGTGACTATTGCACTTAGAATTATCAATACAACCATGACTATGATACTTGGACGGCCAATCAAGAAGAGTTTAGAGGGAAGCCAGTTACTTCGAGGGTAACTAACCTCCTGAGTTGAGAGAATTggaaaaggggagagagagagagagagcaattggATTAACTTTTTTGCTTGATTCTTATTAAAATGCTCATCGAGTCTTATATACAAGAATGACCCTATTTTCCCTCCAAAACTGCCAAGCTAACTAACTTCCTAACTAACATGCCAGCTCAACAACTAACAAACCTAACATATAATGCAATACACCAAGTGCAATACACCAATTATCCATACATCTATCCATATATCAATGACTATTACACAGAATTATCAATACAACCATGACTATGATACTTGAACTCCTAACAACTACCCACTCCATTAGAACATCTTGCCCATAAGATGAGGGAACTGTTGCTGAAGTGTCAAAAGGTCCTCCCAGGTAGCATCCTTAGAGGAACACCCTTGCCATTAAACCAAAAGCTGAGTAATAGTCCTCCTATGCAACTGGTGTGACATGGTCTATAGAATTGCCACAGTTTCAGAGGCAAGAACACCCTAGGAGTTGACAAAAGGCAAAAGAGCAAGGGGCACAATCTTGTGACCCAACTTAGCCTTCAAGCAAAAAACATGAAACACCAAGTGAATAGAAGAATCAACAAGAAGATCCAACCTATAAGCAACCTCACCAACCCTTTGGATAATCTTGAAAGGGCCAAAGAATCGAGGAGAGAGTTTATGAGAATCCCTATAGGCCACAGATTGCTATTTATAAGGTTGGAGTCTCAAGTAAACTCGGTCCCCAACTTGAAAAACTCTCTCAGTTTCCTGTAAATCATATTGTTGCTTCATCTTGGCTTGAGCATctacaaaattttgtttgagcAAGGACAAAATTTGTTGCCTAGACTGTAGCACAAAATCAACAGCAGCTACTTGAGTTGTTCCTAGAATGTAATCCAGTAGTCTAGGTGGAGCAGTACCATACAGAGCCTCAAATGGAGTAAGTTTAGTGGCAGTATGGTAATTGGTCTTGAACTAAAACTAAGCCAAATATAACCAATCATACCACTCAAAGGGTCTATCAACAGAGAAAGACCTAAGATAATGTTCCAAGCTCTTATTGACAACCTTAGTCTACCCATCAGTCTGAGGATGGTAGGCAGAAGACATTGCCCACTGAAGACCTTGAAGCTTCATCAATTCAACCCAAAACTTGGCAGTAAACACAGGATCCCTTTTAGAAATCAGAGAAGTAGGCATGCCATGGAGTTTCAAGATGTTCTAAGCAAAGAGATGAGCAACCTTAGTTGCAGAATAAGGATGTGAAAGTCCAATGAAATACATATACTTTGTAAGTCTGTCAACTACCACCATAATGACATCCATTCACTGAGATTTAGGCAATCCATCTACAAAATCCATACTTACTGCAGACCAAGGCTTATTAGGAATAGGCAAGGGCTACAACAAACTAGCAAGATGATAGGTTTCATGCTTCATTTGTTGACACACTCCACACTCCCTAATATGTGTCTTCAAATTAGCTTTCATTCCCTGCTAGAAAAAATATTGCCTTAGTCTATGATAAGACTTTAGAAACCCAGCATGCCCTCCTAAGGGACTATCATGCACCAAATGAAGTACTTTGGGTATTAGAACACAAGTAGGCCACAGAAACACCCTCCCTTTGTAAAGAATTAGGCCATTATGTAGTGAAAAAGATCTAGGACAGATTGCATCAAACTACAAGTCCTTGGGGAATTGCTGAGCTTCGAGAGAAGAAGCATAACTAGCCTTCAACTTCTTAATCCAAGAAGGGCAAGGAAAAAAATCAAGCATAGGGAAGCTAAAGATGAAACCTAATCTACATCTCCCATAAGGTCATCATCCACCCTTCTAGAAAGGGCATTAGCAACCCTATTCTCACAACCTTTCTTATACTCTACAACAAACAAATAGCCTAAGAGCTTAGCCAACCACTTTTGCTGAGCTGGAGTAGCAATCTGTTGTTCCAAGATGTACTTCAAGCTATGTTGGTCTGTTTTGATGACAAATGGTCTTCCCAACAAGTAAGGCCTCCACTTGTGCACAGTAGTAACCAGAGCTAATAGTTCCTTCTTATAGGTAGACAGATGTGAAGCCTTGCCTGTCAAGAGCTGACTGTGGAAAGCAATTGGCCTCTGATCTTGCATTAAAACAACTCCTAAACCCACACCTGAAGCATCGCATTCTATAGTAAAAGGcttagaaaaatttgataaggCCAAGACAGATGGATGACATACTACAACCTTGAGTTCTGAAATGATTCCTTAACCTGAATGGACCACACAAAAGCCTTTTTTCTTCAACAAGGCAATTAAGGGAGCAGCTATCTGGCCATAGTGTTGGATGAACTTCCTACAGTATCCAGTGAGGCCTAAAAATCCACACAAGGCCTTAACATTCTTTGGAGAAGGCCAGGCCTGCATAGCAGAAATCTTCCTGGGGTCAGCACTCACACTTTGACCAAAAATAATATGGCTAAGATACTCCACTTCAAAGATGCCAAAGACACATTTGCTCCTTTTGGCATATAGTTGATGCTGCAACAGCAAGCTGAGAACAACTCTAAGATGCTAAAGGTGCAACTCCAAACTATTGCTAAAAACCAAAATGTCATCATAGAAAACTAACACAAACTTCCTTAAGTATGGCCTAAAGACAGCATTCATCAAAATTTGGAATGCAAATGGGGCATTGGTCAAGCCAAATGACATAACTAGGAATTCATAGTGTCCCTCATGTGTTCTAAAAGCagttttggaaatattttcatccttcaTACGAATTTGGTGATAGCCAAATCTCAAATCTAgcttagaaaaaaaatactagaaccAACTAATTCATCAAGCAATTCATCAGCAACTGGGATTGGAAACTTATCTTTGATTGTAGCTTGATTTAGAGCTTTGTAGTCAATACACATACGCCAAGACCCATCAGCTTTCCTCACCAACAAcactagagaagaaaaagggcTCTGGTTGTGCCTTATAAACCCAATCTCCAATAGGTCATTGACAATCTTCTCAATTTTAGTCTTTTTGGAAGTAAGGGTACCTATAGGGCTTCTGACACACAGCAATGCCCTCCTTTAGAAGAATCAAGTGCTCATGACCTCTACAGGGAGGTAAGCCAGTAGGTGTTCCAAAAACAGCAGCAAATTCAGTTAATAACTCTTCTATTTCTGGAGCACATTGTGAAGAAAAATAGCTGGTAGCAACCAATGATACAACATAAAGCCCTTCTTCACAGGTGGCCTAAAAAATTGAGTTCCCTCTTGAATGGTCAAACCAATAGGTTGCAAACCTACTAATTTCATAGTAGAATTGAGATGTTGGAACACCATAGACATTTCCAAGAAGTACCATTGGATTAGACCAAGGGTTCTGAGCCATTGAGTACCTAAGACCAGTTCACAGTCACCCAAAGCCAATGCATTCAAGTCAACTGCAAAAACTTGACCTTGCATAGTAACCTTGACATTAAAACAAACACACTGTGTTCTAATGGAAGCACCATTAGCTACCTTTACCTCAAAAGTTACAGAAGAGTCTAAAGgcaattgtaaaaaattaaaaaataaaaaataaataaaaataaaaaaccatagtAGCATCCACAAAGTTGTGAGTACATTCAGTGTCAATCAAGATAATAAGCCAATGTCCATTAATCTTTCCTTTAGTTGTCATTGTACCAGGTGAGGGACTACCCAAAAAAGTATAAA
The sequence above is drawn from the Quercus robur chromosome 7, dhQueRobu3.1, whole genome shotgun sequence genome and encodes:
- the LOC126692648 gene encoding tropinone reductase homolog: MAEAEPSFKDPRWSLKGVTALVTGGTKGIGYAIVEELAALGAAVHICSRNQTEISERVKEWESKGFKVSGSVCDLTSKAQREELIQTVSSVFHGKLNILVNNAGTVTLKEATGYTEEDYSTIMNTNVEAPYNLSQLAHPLLKESGAGNIVFISSVAGVIALPKLSSYAASKGAINQITKNLACEWAKDNIRVNSVAPWGVKTNILPADVAHAEDFIKLIARTPLGRIAEPNEISSVVAFLCLPAASYITGQVICVDGGYTVTGF